In Euphorbia lathyris chromosome 9, ddEupLath1.1, whole genome shotgun sequence, the following are encoded in one genomic region:
- the LOC136207410 gene encoding probable polygalacturonase At3g15720 has protein sequence MGAASVRPMVGTDAASVEPMLTLFLFWINTLLWSCHFLEARTVNYFDTTDEEEIMDFKSRIPEFHREYSSNPSIDHGFLRSTTFNVLQYGAKGDALTDDSQAFLSAWRDACELRGRMTTVEVPVGRTYLLKPLIFEGPCIATNIHFQIQGRIVAPNNINAWDDDTDKWIQFKEVNGLLIDGRGTIDGQGEIWWKLCHNSQSCSRPTALSFHNCNGLQLSQLKHMNSQRNHISINSCHRVDISGIYIIAPKDSPNTDGIDISASSHISIKDSIISTGDDCIAINGFSSMIKIAGVTCGPGHGISVGSLGKDGAYEVVEDVHVQNCTFKETQNGVRIKTWKGGSGYAKRISFEHITLIDSQNPIIINQNYINHHLVYEDRESSDVHISDITYRDIHGTSADEIAIDLNCGRNIGCRNIVMENVDIISAAPQMQVRAFCNNADGFAYSASPYVPCLSMKAA, from the exons ATGGGTGCCGCATCCGTTcgacccatggtgggaacggatgctGCATCCGTTGAGCCCATG TTAACcttgtttttgttttggatTAATACTTTATTATGGTCTTGTCATTTTCTGGAGGCAAGGACAGTAAATTATTTTGATACAACTGATGAAGAGGAAATTATGGATTTTAAATCCAGAATTCCAGAATTTCATAGGGAATACTCTTCCAATCCATCTATTGATCATGGATTTTTAAGGTCAACTACTTTTAATGTGCTTCAATATGGTGCTAAAGGAGATGCCCTTACTGATGACTCACAG GCATTTCTTAGTGCATGGAGGGATGCCTGTGAATTAAGAGGAAGGATGACAACAGTAGAAGTGCCAGTGGGTAGAACATACCTTCTTAAGCCTCTCATATTTGAAGGTCCTTGCATCGCTACAAATATTCATTTTCAG ATTCAAGGAAGGATTGTTGCACCCAACAATATCAATGCATGGGATGATGACACAGACAAGTGGATTCAATTCAAAGAAGTTAATGGCCTCTTGATTGATGGAAGAGGCACCATTGATGGGCAAGGAGAGATTTGGTGGAAACTTTGCCACAATTCTCAAAGCTGCTCCAGACCCACA GCTCTAAGTTTCCACAACTGCAATGGTCTCCAGCTTAGTCAATTGAAGCATATGAACAGCCAAAGAAATCACATAAGTATAAATAGCTGCCACAGAGTTGACATCTCTGGTATATATATTATAGCACCGAAAGATAGCCCAAACACTGATGGGATTGACATATCTGCATCATCCCATATCAGTATCAAAGACTCTATTATCAGCACAG GTGATGACTGTATAGCCATCAATGGTTTCTCTTCAATGATCAAAATTGCTGGTGTGACGTGTGGACCAGGACATGGAATAAG TGTTGGAAGCCTAGGAAAAGATGGAGCTTATGAAGTAGTGGAAGATGTACATGTGCAAAATTGCACCTTTAAGGAAACTCAGAATGGTGTGAGAATCAAGACATGGAAG GGTGGATCAGGATACGCTAAGAGAATCTCATTTGAGCATATAACACTAATAGATTCCCAGAATCCTATCATTATAAATCAGAACTACATAAATCATCATTTAGTGTATGAAGACAGAGAGTCATCAGATGTACATATCAGTGACATTACGTACCGTGATATTCATGGAACTTCAGCAGATGAGATAGCAATTGATTTGAACTGTGGAAGAAACATAGGTTGTCGCAACATTGTAATGGAGAATGTTGACATCATTTCTGCAGCCCCTCAAATGCAAGTACGTGCCTTCTGCAACAATGCCGATGGATTTGCCTATTCTGCTTCTCCATATGTGCCTTGCTTGTCAATGAAAGCCGCATAG
- the LOC136207094 gene encoding peptidyl-prolyl cis-trans isomerase FKBP17-1, chloroplastic: MALKYCASAPYVDAAQNDRLRLAASSCCEFSPTKRREVIWSGGSFLISIAAPPFPFSASASTSSSSTSSSVFSELPNSGGVKALDLRIGSGEIPVDSDQVAIHYYGRLAAKQGWRFDSTYDHKDASGEPIPFVFILGSGKVISGIEGAVKSMKVGGIRRVIIPPSQGYQNTTQEPLPPDFFDRQRLFTTIFNPTRLANGESSTLGTLIFDIELVNLRHK, encoded by the exons ATGGCGCTCAAGTACTGCGCGTCTGCACCATATGTTGATGCAGCCCAAAACGATAGGCTCCGTTTGGCAGCATCATCCTGCTGCGAATTCAGTCCAACAAAGAGAAGAGAAGTCATATGGAGTGGAGGATCATTTCTCATATCAATAGCAGCTCCACCTTTTCCATTCTCTGCTTCtgcttctacttcttcttcttctacttcaAGTAGTGTATTCTCGGAGCTCCCAAACTCCGGTGGAGTTAAGGCCTTGGATCTTCGCATTGGTTCTGGTGAAATCCCCGTTGATAGCGACCAG GTTGCTATACATTACTATGGAAGATTGGCTGCGAAACAAGGATGGCGATTTGATTCAACTTATGATCACAAAGATGCTTCTGGTGAACCGATTCCTTTTGTTTTCATTCTCGGATCAGGAAAA GTCATTTCAGGAATTGAAGGAGCTGTAAAATCGATGAAAGTTGGTGGCATTCGTAGAGTCATCATTCCGCCATCACAAGGATACCAAAATACAACACAAGAACCGTTACCTCCTGAT TTCTTTGACAGGCAGAGACTATTCACAACTATTTTCAATCCAACCCGTTTAGCAAATGGAGAAAGCTCTACATTGGGCACTTTAATATTTGATATTGAACTCGTCAACCTGAGGCACAAGTGA